One genomic region from Salvia hispanica cultivar TCC Black 2014 chromosome 2, UniMelb_Shisp_WGS_1.0, whole genome shotgun sequence encodes:
- the LOC125207755 gene encoding nuclear pore complex protein NUP35-like: MSASARRTPKSGRQSLFFQDLATPVSSRRSGGKFTTPGQAAAVSALWRENFSNSDLPPPPVFTLEDRFDLSPESGIPDYPVSPEVKSDPRTPLQSFGRELSTPKSKSDASTSYAGASKPSPQQSQQSPMATSSWWSPAKTGGSAEQEDKGKGSPVEGVVQPGALITLPPPREVARPEVKKSLVPIGNMNGNMNEEEWVTVYGFMPADTNLILREFEKCGVILKHVPGPRDANWMHILYQNRSDAQRALSKNGMEVNGVLIIGVKPVDPMQRQALNEKLNNKGFMTLPPAPSNRNVESNGFKVSPYPYYLQNGSSNTCQSSGTMATPAKSVVSKIVDLMFGV; encoded by the exons ATGAGTGCAAGTGCCCGAAGAACCCCCAAATCTGGGAGGCAGTCCCTGTTTTTTCAAGATTTAGCAACGCCTGTGTCATCTCGACGGTCTGGGGGAAAGTTCACGACCCCCGGTCAGGCAGCTGCTGTTTCAGCTCTGTGGCGTGAAAATTTTTCCAACTCCGATCTCCCTCCTCCTCCTGTTTTTACACTTGAAGACCGCTTTGATCTTTCTCCAGAATCTGGGATCCCTGACTATCCAGTGTCTCCAGAAGTGAAATCGGATCCTAGGACCCCATTGCAAAGTTTTGGCAGGGAACTTTCAACTCCCAAGAGCAAATCAGATGCAAGCACTTCATATGCTGGAGCTAGCAAGCCGTCACCGCAGCAGAGTCAGCAGAGCCCTATGGCTACTTCAAGCTGGTGGTCACCTGCCAAGACTGGAGGTAGTGCCGAGCAAGAAGATAAAGGGAAAGGTTCACCTGTTGAAGGTGTGGTTCAACCTGGTGCCTTGATAACACTGCCACCGCCGAGGGAGGTTGCAAGGCCTGAGGTGAAGAAAAGTCTGGTACCTATTGGGAACATGAATGGAAACATGAATGAGGAGGAATGGGTCACTGTCTATGG GTTTATGCCTGCTGATACAAATCTTATACTGCGGGAGTTTGAAAAATGTGGGGTGATTTTGAAACATGTTCCTGGCCCGAGAGATGCTAATTGGATGCACATTTTATATCAG AATCGGTCAGATGCTCAACGAGCACTCAGCAAAAATGGCATGGAAGTAAATGGAGTTCTCATCATTGGAGTCAAGCCGGTGGATCCAATGCAGCGCCAAGCACTAAATGAGAAACTCAACAACAAAGGATTTATGACATTACCACCTGCCCCTTCCAATAGAAACGTGGAGTCGAATGGTTTCAAAGTCTCTCCATACCCATACTATCTGCAGAATGGCAGTTCAAACACCTGCCAATCCTCTGGAACCATGGCCACTCCTGCAAAATCTGTGGTGTCGAAAATTGTGGACCTGATGTTCGGTGTCTAG
- the LOC125203463 gene encoding uncharacterized protein LOC125203463 yields MDISISINKEWRSILLTLSVSVTHTLPPLLRISASFPIASSEFVGFVSISVYGMNPQNSVMVMVIMISSLVVTSDWTKVDVKECYKNWPDDCKFGLLKAICSDPTWGVCCSFIIQKKISEDCYFGIANDLLNNYPCPNPDEARSVALNMYTNCIG; encoded by the exons ATGGATATATCAATCTCCATTAATAAAGAGTGGAGATCCATACTGCTTACACTCTCAGTCTcagtcacacacacacttccGCCTCTGCTTCGAATTTCAGCTTCGTTTCCGATCGCCAGCTCTGAATTCGTCGGCTTCGTCTCCATCTCCGTCTAC GGAATGAATCCTCAAAACTCAGTTATGGTGATGGTGATTATGATAAGTAGTTTGGTTGTAACGAGTGATTGGACAAAAGTGGATGTGAAAGAGTGCTACAAGAATTGGCCTGATGATTGTAAATTTGGGCTGTTGAAAGCGATATGCAGCGATCCTACATGGGGTGTTTGTTGTTCTTTCATCATTCAGAAGAAGATTAGTGAGGATTGCTACTTTGGAATTGCTAATGACTTACTAAACAATTACCCTTGTCCAAACCCAGATGAGGCTCGTAGTGTCGCTTTAAATATGTATACCAATTGTATAGGCTAA
- the LOC125207756 gene encoding CASP-like protein 3A1 — protein sequence MAKNPPEEAMNIQLSESGGAALVSQSNILRKSDVMQAVIRLLCLLTSSAALTVMTTAKQSATITLYGFTLPLYSKWSFSDSFVYVVCVCAAVALHSLLQLLINVSRMIRKSPHIPSRNHAWLIFAADQIFAYAVMSAGSAASGVTNLNRTGIHHTPLPNFCKPLHVFCDRIAISIAFTFLTCFLLAITVVLDVVCLSNY from the exons atggcaaaaaacCCGCCGGAGGAGGCGATGAACATCCAGCTCTCCGAGAGCGGCGGCGCCGCATTGGTCTCACAGAGCAACATCCTCCGGAAAAGTGACGTCATGCAGGCCGTGATCCGGCTGCTCTGCCTCCTCACGAGCTCGGCGGCGCTGACGGTTATGACCACCGCCAAACAGTCCGCCACCATCACTCTCTACGGCTTCACCTTGCCGCTCTACTCCAAGTGGTCCTTTTCCGACTCATTTGT GTAtgttgtttgtgtttgtgcagCTGTGGCACTTCACTCCTTGCTTCAATTGCTCATCAATGTGTCAAGGATGATTCGTAAATCTCCCCACATTCCTTCTAGGAATCATGCATGGCTCATTTTTGCCGCAGATCAG ATATTTGCGTATGCGGTTATGAGTGCAGGATCAGCAGCATCGGGTGTGACAAACTTGAACCGGACAGGAATCCATCATACACCATTGCCGAATTTCTGCAAGCCATTGCATGTTTTCTGTGATCGCATCGCAATTTCCATAGCCTTTACATTTCTCACATGTTTCCTACTTGCCATTACTGTTGTACTCGATGTTGTTTGTCTCTCTAACTACTAG
- the LOC125207754 gene encoding probable inactive ATP-dependent zinc metalloprotease FTSHI 2, chloroplastic: protein MATNYNFNSCFYRPISIASRPKRLKSRNLIPILCSSGASTENAEEESKKSKRAPMELVKFAVTMTVISAAIPQSVSAAPKISEKKRLGKKNESLSPEELLKWTKGLPVVSQRLPYSEVLDLKRENKVKHIIKPPSAALRQRPEVILVVMEDNKVVRVVLPSIESDSKFWKEWDELKIDGICMNAYSPSLKRPDIPEPYLGFLSKIPVWLFSLVKQKPQSKKALELKNLREDLKRRRNEELVKMREDREMMEKAMKMQKKMEEREKRREMKKVKYEASLRQARESSEYMANIWDRLASDPNVSTALGFVFFYIFYRVVVLNYKKQKKDYDDRLKIERAEAEEKKKIRELEREMAGMEEEDDDEEGGAKGEDNPYSQMAKEFMKSGARVRRAKNRRLPQYLERGVDVKFTDVAGLGKIRLELEEIVKFFTHGDMYRRRGVKIPGGILLCGPPGVGKTLLAKAVAGEAGVNFFSISASQFVEIYVGVGASRVRALYQEARDNAPSVVFIDELDAVGRARGLIKGSGGQERDATLNQLLVCLDGFEGRGEVITIASTNRPDILDAALVRPGRFDRKIHIPKPGLIGRVEILKVHARKKPMAPDVDYLAVATMTDGMVGAELANIIEVAAINMMRDERTEITTDDLLQAAQIEERGMLDKRERSPEIWRQVAINEAAMAIVAVNFPDLKNIEFVTISPRAGRDLGYVRLKMDHIKFKEGMLSRQSLLDHITVQLAPRAADELWYGENQLSTIWAETADNARSAARTLVLGGLSEKYFGLNSFWTEDRIDEIDSEALRILDVCYERAKTILGRNRELLDAVVDRLVEKKSLTKQEFFDLVELHGSVQTMPPTILDIRAASRLQLQNILLDTEEAAARSSIVST from the exons ATGGCTACTAATTACAACTTCAATTCCTGCTTCTATCGCCCAATTTCTATCGCTTCCCGCCCAAAACGCCTTAAATCGAGAAACCTAATTCCAATTTTATGCAGCTCGGGAGCCAGCACAGAAAATGCAGAGGAGGAATCGAAGAAATCGAAGAGAGCTCCAATGGAATTAGTCAAATTCGCGGTTACAATGACTGTGATATCAGCCGCAATTCCGCAATCCGTTTCCGCCGCGCCGAAGATCTCGGAGAAGAAGCGATTGGGGAAAAAAAACGAGTCTTTGTCCCCAGAGGAGCTGCTGAAATGGACTAAGGGGCTTCCCGTGGTATCGCAGAGGCTTCCCTACAGCGAAGTCTTGGAtttgaagagagaaaacaaAGTTAAGCACATTATTAAGCCGCCGAGCGCGGCTCTGCGGCAGCGGCCGGAGGTGATTTTGGTGGTTATGGAGGATAATAAGGTGGTTAGGGTTGTCTTGCCTTCAATTGAGAGTGATTCTAAATTCTGGAAAGAGTGGGATGAGTTAAAGATTGATGGTATCTGTATGAATGCGTATAGTCCCTCTTTGAAGAGGCCTGATATCCCAGAGCCTTATCTTGGGTTCTTGTCGAAAATTCCGGTGTGGTTGTTTTCATTGGTGAAGCAGAAGCCTCAGTCGAAGAAGGCGTTGGAGCTGAAGAACTTGAGGGAGGATTTGAAGAGGAGGAGAAATGAGGAGCTGGTGAAGATGAGGGAAGACAGGGAGATGATGGAGAAGGCAATGAAGATGCAGAAGAAGATGGAGGAGAGGGAAAAGAGAAGGGAGATGAAGAAAGTGAAGTACGAGGCGTCTCTGCGCCAGGCGCGGGAGAGCTCGGAGTATATGGCTAATATATGGGATAGATTAGCTAGTGATCCGAATGTGTCAACAGCTCTTGGGTTtgttttcttctatatattttacagAGTTGTTGTTCTTAACTATAAGAAGCAGAAGAAAGACTATGATGATAGGCTGAAGATAGAGAgggcggaggcggaggagaagaagaagattaggGAGTTGGAAAGGGAAATGGCGGGgatggaggaagaagatgatgatgaggaaGGAGGAGCTAAAGGGGAGGACAACCCTTATTCGCAAATGGCGAAGGAGTTCATGAAGTCTGGTGCTCGAGTTAGGCGGGCAAAGAATAGGAGGCTTCCACAGTATTTGGAGAGAGGTGTGGATGTGAAGTTTACGGATGTTGCAGGGCTTGGTAAAATCCGTCTTGAGCTCGAAGAGATTGTGAAGTTCTTTACACATGGGGACATGTATCGCAGGCGTGGTGTCAAAATACCAG GTGGTATACTTCTTTGTGGCCCTCCTGGAGTGGGGAAGACATTATTAGCAAAAGCTGTTGCTGGTGAGGCAGGTGTAAACTTCTTCTCCATATCTGCATCTCAGTTTGTCGAAATATATGTGGGAGTTGGTGCTTCTCGTGTACGAGCGCTCTATCAAGAAGCAAGGGACAAT GCTCCATCTGTTGTTTTCATCGATGAACTGGATGCTGTTGGAAGGGCACGTGGTTTGATTAAGGGGTCTGGTGGTCAAGAACGTGATGCTACTTTAAATCAG CTTCTTGTATGCCTGGATGGGTTCGAAGGCAGAGGAGAAGTCATTACCATTGCTTCTACAAACAGGCCAGACATTTTGGATGCAGCACTTGTGAGACCAGGGAGGTTCGACCGGAAAATACACATACCCAAGCCCGGACTGATTGGCCGTGTTGAAATTCTGAAG GTTCATGCTAGGAAGAAACCAATGGCCCCTGATGTGGATTATTTGGCTGTTGCGACTATGACTGATGGAATGGTTGGTGCTGAGCTGGCCAACATTATCGAGGTTGCTGCTATCAACATGATGCGCGATGAAAGAACAGAG ATTACTACTGATGATTTGTTACAAGCTGCGCAAATAGAAGAAAGAGGCATGCTTGacaaaagagagagaagccCCGAGATCTGGAGGCAAGTAGCTATAAATGAAGCTGCAATGGCCATAGTTGCTGTCAATTTCCCGGATCTCAAAAATATCGAGTTT gtGACGATTTCTCCAAGAGCTGGAAGAGATTTAGGTTATGTCCGCCTAAAGATGGACCATATTAAATTTAAGGAAGGAATGTTGAG CCGGCAGTCTCTCTTGGATCACATCACTGTCCAACTTGCTCCACGTGCAGCAGACGAACTCTGGTATGGGGAAAATCAG TTGAGTACCATCTGGGCGGAGACGGCCGATAATGCTCGATCTGCTGCACGAACCTTAGTGCTTGGTGGTCTTTCCGAGAAGTATTTTGGCTTGAACAGTTTCTGGACAGAAGATAGAATTGAT GAAATTGATTCAGAGGCGCTGCGAATCCTTGACGTCTGTTATGAACGTGCAAAAACG ATTCTTGGGAGAAACCGTGAGCTTTTGGATGCCGTTGTGGACAGGCTCGTGGAGAAGAAGAGCTTAACCAAGCAAGAATTCTTCGACTTAGTTGAGCTTCATGGATCTGTACAAACTATGCCGCCTACCATACTTGACATCAGAGCCGCCTCACGGTTACAGCtgcaaaatattcttttagaCACCGAAGAAGCAGCAGCTCGTTCGAGCATTGTTTCAACATga
- the LOC125204617 gene encoding probable inactive ATP-dependent zinc metalloprotease FTSHI 2, chloroplastic — protein MSGILLCGPPGVGKTLLAKAVAGEAGVNFFSISASQFVEIYVGVGASRVRALYQEARDNAPSVVFIDELDAVGRARGLIKGSGGQERDATLNQLLVCLDGFEGRGEVITIASTNRPDILDAALVRPGRFGQKIHIPKPALVEILKVRLVAFHQQYFSIGNAQFF, from the exons ATGA GTGGTATACTTCTTTGTGGCCCTCCTGGAGTGGGGAAGACATTATTAGCAAAAGCTGTTGCTGGTGAGGCAGGTGTAAACTTCTTCTCCATATCTGCATCTCAGTTTGTCGAAATATATGTGGGAGTTGGTGCTTCTCGTGTACGAGCGCTCTATCAAGAAGCAAGGGACAAT GCTCCATCTGTTGTTTTCATCGATGAACTGGATGCTGTTGGAAGGGCACGTGGTTTGATTAAGGGGTCTGGTGGTCAAGAACGTGATGCTACTTTAAATCAG CTTCTTGTATGCCTGGATGGGTTCGAAGGCAGAGGAGAAGTCATTACCATTGCTTCTACAAACAGGCCAGACATTTTGGATGCAGCACTTGTGAGACCAGGGAGGTTCGGCCAGAAAATACACATACCCAAGCCAGCACTTGTTGAAATTCTGAAGGTGCGGCTTGTTGCCTTCCATCAGCAGTACTTCTCAATTGGTAACgcacaatttttttga
- the LOC125203987 gene encoding receptor-like protein 47: protein MFALILLSLLFSNLAIDLSFVSGQSERELLLELKNGLTYESSTSTKLVHWNESVDLCQWPGVECSSQGSVSGLDLSGESISDGISTLFSLTHLQSLSLAQNTFSLPEFLSGFGQLTELRYLNLSRCGFSGQIPSDLSNLTRLVVLDLSVDYYSSLNLPNLHTLIHAFSSLKELHLDGVNVSANGNEWGSAISSSMSNLTVLSMSGCFLTGPLDSSLLKLQHLSVIRLDGNAFSSPFPGFLADFPNLKMLILSSCDLSGVVPAKLFRIKTLQTVDLSNNRDLEGSLPEFPVNGSLENLMLSYTRFSGNLPESIGNLRMMSNLDVRNCNFSGLIPSTIKNLILLVYLDLSQNQFSGSVPSFAFLKNLNVLNLYSNRLEGEVSDSSWKGLENLEFLHLGENSLQGEIPPSLFALPLLKSLHLSNNSFSGSIKPSSSNTSSPLEVLDMSLNNLQGSIPRILFELKNLSSLILTSNNFSGSIHLTDFSKLTNLASLDLSLNKLSVHVEEEIVYSKLYQRLGTLKLANCNLQKVPSLKNQSSLMMLDLSNNVIEGEIPSWMWEGNLRFLNISHNRFSRFQEPYDLRALDYINVHSNMLVGMIPSPFSAAVVLDFSSNNFSSISPDVGDPLYRAMFFSAADNQIAGEIPRSFCSATRLRVLDLSNNSFHGGIPSCLVNNTLEVLNLRRNNLDGAIPDAFPVNCSLETLDLSRNVLEGKVPNSLNRCSELKVLDLTSNAFNDTLPCWINALSSLRVLALRSNMFHGDMTCLGDTKSLWRNLQIFNIASNNISGVIPAEMFETLQALIDASQQQQQQKQPDHLHFTMETVLGVYYQDSVTVTMKNQMYELEKIQTIFTSIDFSDNNLQGAIPPTIGSLNSLYILNFSHNAFSGHIPPSLANAAKLQSFDLSFNALVGEIPGQLADLKSLGVLNLSYNHLVGRIPQGNQFNTFTESSYMGNEGLCGFPLDRNCSDEGASQPGEVQGEEEDDVFYKGMYVSAALGFVVGVGIIVAPLLMCKKWRNYYNKHLTRFAVLVLPQQNQNQLENGDRKEF, encoded by the coding sequence TTGATCTCAGTGGAGAGTCGATCTCCGATGGGATCAGCACTCTTTTCAGCCTCACACACCTCCAGAGTTTGAGTTTAGCTCAAAACACCTTTTCCCTCCCCGAGTTCCTATCCGGATTCGGACAGCTCACAGAGTTAAGGTATCTCAATCTAAGCCGTTGTGGCTTTTCAGGCCAGATTCCATCTGATTTATCAAACTTAACAAGGCTAGTTGTTCTTGATCTGTCGGTCGACTACTACTCATCGCTTAACCTCCCTAATCTGCATACACTGATCCACGCCTTCTCTAGCTTAAAAGAACTCCATCTTGATGGAGTGAATGTCTCAGCTAATGGCAATGAATGGGGCAGTGCTATATCATCATCTATGTCAAATTTGACTGTATTGAGCATGTCTGGTTGCTTCCTCACAGGCCCTCTTGATTCCTCCTTGCTAAAACTGCAACACCTCTCCGTTATTCGTCTTGATGGAAACGCATTCTCCTCTCCCTTCCCTGGCTTTCTTGCTGATTTCCCCAATCTGAAAATGCTCATTCTAAGCTCATGTGACTTATCCGGTGTTGTTCCTGCAAAACTTTTCCGGATCAAGACTCTGCAGACAGTCGACTTGAGTAACAACCGCGATCTTGAGGGCTCGTTGCCTGAGTTTCCTGTCAATGGATCTCTTGAGAACTTGATGCTTAGTTACACTAGATTCTCAGGGAATTTACCAGAATCTATAGGGAATCTTAGAATGATGTCAAATCTTGATGTTAGAAACTGCAATTTCTCAGGGCTGATTCCTAGTACAATCAAAAACCTTATTTTGCTTGTCTATTTAGACCTCTCCCAAAACCAGTTTTCTGGCTCTGTCCCTTCCTTTGCTTTCTTGAAGAATCTTAATGTGTTGAATCTTTATAGCAACAGATTAGAAGGAGAAGTTTCTGATTCTTCTTGGAAAGGCCTTGAGAATCTTGAGTTTCTTCATTTGGGTGAGAATTCATTACAAGGTGAAATCCCACCATCTTTGTTTGCTTTACCACTGCTCAAATCATTACATCTCTCCAACAACAGCTTTTCTGGCTCCATCAAACCCTCATCAAGCAACACTTCATCTCCTTTAGAAGTTCTTGACATGAGCCTCAACAATCTACAAGGCTCCATACCACGAATCTTGTTCGAACTCAAGAATCTCTCCTCCTTAATCCTGACCTCCAACAATTTCAGTGGCTCCATACACCTCACAGATTTCAGCAAGCTGACAAATCTCGCCAGCTTAGACCTTTCCCTCAACAAACTGTCAGTTcatgttgaagaagaaatagTTTACTCGAAACTGTATCAGCGGTTAGGGACTCTAAAGCTGGCCAATTGCAATCTGCAGAAGGTTCCTAGTTTGAAAAACCAATCATCTCTGATGATGCTTGATCTCTCAAACAATGTGATAGAAGGGGAGATTCCTAGCTGGATGTGGGAAGGTAACCTCCGTTTCTTGAACATCTCCCACAACCGGTTCAGTCGTTTTCAAGAGCCTTATGATCTTCGAGCGCTGGACTACATTAACGTCCATTCCAACATGCTCGTTGGCATGATCCCCTCTCCCTTTTCAGCAGCTGTGGTTTTGGATTTCTCTAGCAACAACTTCTCCTCCATCTCCCCGGACGTCGGGGACCCCCTCTATCGCGCCATGTTCTTCTCTGCTGCAGACAATCAGATCGCTGGAGAGATCCCGCGATCCTTCTGCAGCGCCACCAGACTTCGTGTGCTGGACCTTTCAAACAACAGCTTCCATGGAGGAATCCCTTCCTGTTTGGTAAACAACACTCTTGAAGTATTGAATCTGAGAAGAAACAACCTTGATGGAGCGATACCGGATGCGTTCCCGGTTAATTGCAGCTTGGAAACTCTTGATCTCAGCAGGAATGTTCTAGAAGGGAAGGTGCCTAATTCCTTGAACAGATGCAGTGAGCTCAAGGTGTTGGATCTCACCAGCAACGCGTTCAACGACACGCTCCCTTGCTGGATCAACGCCTTGTCCAGCCTCCGAGTCCTCGCCCTTCGCTCCAACATGTTCCATGGAGACATGACCTGTTTGGGAGATACCAAATCTTTGTGGCGAaaccttcaaattttcaacattgcTTCTAACAACATAAGCGGCGTAATACCTGCAGAAATGTTCGAAACGCTACAAGCACTGATTGATGCCTCACAACAACAACAGCAGCAGAAACAGCCTGATCACTTGCATTTTACTATGGAGACGGTTCTTGGCGTCTACTATCAAGACTCGGTGACGGTTACGATGAAGAATCAGATGTATGAGCTGGAAAAGATTCAGACAATATTCACCTCAATAGATTTCTCAGACAACAATCTACAAGGAGCCATACCTCCAACAATTGGATCATTAAACTCTCTGTACATTCTCAACTTCTCCCACAACGCCTTCTCCGGTCACATCCCTCCATCACTAGCAAACGCAGCGAAGCTGCAGTCCTTCGACTTGTCATTCAACGCTCTCGTTGGGGAGATCCCGGGCCAGTTGGCTGATCTTAAATCCCTCGGTGTTCTCAACTTGTCTTACAATCATCTTGTCGGGAGGATTCCGCAGGGCAACCAGTTTAACACGTTCACGGAGAGCTCGTACATGGGGAACGAGGGGCTATGCGGCTTCCCTCTCGATAGAAATTGCAGCGATGAGGGAGCTTCGCAACCGGGAGAAGTGCAAggagaggaagaggatgaTGTTTTTTATAAAGGGATGTATGTGAGTGCAGCATTGGGATTTGTTGTTGGAGTGGGGATCATTGTTGCACCACTTTTAATGTGCAAGAAATGGAGAAACTACTACAACAAGCATCTTACTAGATTTGCTGTTTTGGTGCTACCTCAGCAGAATCAGAATCAACTGGAAAATGGTGACAGAAAGGAGTTTTGA
- the LOC125204512 gene encoding protein OXIDATIVE STRESS 3 LIKE 2-like, whose product MEGGQNSHDHMFQESWDHSETSSSSIGEDSDASNGSSSITSSDTVDDASSSSSLCDLSEIMEQLPIKRGLSQFYQGKSESFTSLSRVTSIEDLMKKSATTPSRRNLKASKSCGNGLHSYKMYTLPKAVIAKKSSRGVSSLSSFPSKRGGVVINSKPPLR is encoded by the exons ATGGAAGGAGGGCAAAACAGTCATGATCATATGTTTCAAGAATCATGGGATCATTCAGAaacttcatcttcatcaataGGAGAAGATTCAGATGCTTCAAATGGATCATCCTCCATAACTTCATCTGACACAGTGGATGAtgcatcttcatcttcatctcttTGTGATCTGTCAGAGATCATGGAGCAATTGCCTATCAA AAGAGGGCTTTCCCAGTTTTATCAAGGGAAATCAGAGTCTTTCACGTCACTCTCAAGGGTGACTAGCATTGAAGatctgatgaagaaatcaGCAACAACTCCTTCTAGAAGAAATTTGAAGGCTTCAAAGAGCTGTGGAAATGGTTTGCATAGCTACAAGATGTATACTCTGCCTAAGGCTGTCATAGCAAAGAAATCTTCAAGGGGtgtttcttctctctcatcatTTCCTAGCAAGAGAGGGGGTGTTGTCATTAACAGCAAGCCCCCTCTTAGATGA